A genomic window from Euwallacea fornicatus isolate EFF26 chromosome 6, ASM4011564v1, whole genome shotgun sequence includes:
- the Cln7 gene encoding major facilitator superfamily domain-containing protein 8 — translation MEKIRQLLKRNNVDFDENLETVQEHRERWRSIYVVYFTMFMMSLGFSIVVTGVWPYLDKLDPTAGKEFMGLIVAANPFGQMLFSPLFGWWSNKFGSIRTPVISSLLIFTTASSIYSCLELFNSHVKHWMLWSRFLVGVSSANVAACRAYLSAATKYSERTKAVSMISLAQVLGFVVGPAIQMAVVHLGDQGIWLWPKKLRLNMYTAPGWINVFLALINIYLFMPHVFREHKIAAKEAMLKQGKDNEKATWKGIKPDYFGAWTFIIAFFVMVFNFMLMETLGTPLTMDQLGWSKDHSIWYMGLIMLVCAVFSICTFPLIPILSKKFSEVKLMIWIGFLLMVLGRISCIPFVGPPPLMYDVDLRTNLSIFCQQKLRNLSHDYRLDYAGLNATLQKYDRYLFLNSTHEAQIRYMTFDCGDDLLGCPSDQEWCQKVPAITFTQFIFCYVLTVLGYPIGITLIQTLFSKLLGSRPQGVWMGLMTGSGCLSRVMGPVFVTHVYKEYGTVWTFGMTSVMMAVSLLWLWYFEKRLEPKDPSDTHNDEVKSVEMELFVNRDGEETGDVIKIMSR, via the exons ATGGAGAAAATCCGGCAATTACTCAAGCGAAACAATGTGGATTTCGATGAAAACCTGGAAACCGTTCAAGAGCACAGAGAACGATGGCGCTCAATATACGTCGTTTATTTCACCATGTTCATGATGTCTTTAGGATTTAGTATAGTCGTTACTGGAGTATGGCCTTATTTGGACAAG CTTGATCCGACTGCTGGCAAAGAATTTATGGGTCTAATAGTAGCAGCTAACCCTTTTGGTCAAATGTTATTTTCCCCATTATTCGGCTGGTGGAGTAATAAGTTTGGCTCAATAAGAACTCCTGtgatttcttcattattaattttcaccaCTGCCAGCAGTATCTATTCTTGCCTAGAACTCTTCAATAGCCATGTGAAACATTGGATGTTATGGAGTCGTTTTTTGGTGGGAGTCAGTTCAG CAAATGTGGCAGCTTGTCGCGCTTATCTGTCTGCTGCTACGAAATATTCGGAAAGAACTAAAGCTGTGTCCATGATTTCATTAGCTCAGGTATTAGGTTTTGTGGTAGGGCCTGCGATACAGATGGCAGTAGTTCACTTAGGCGATCAGGGAATATGGCTATGGCCTAAAAAACTAAGGCTCAACATGTACACGGCTCCAGGCTGGATAAACGTCTTCCTCGCTTTAATTAACATATACCTCTTCATGCCTCATGTCTTCCGAGAACATAAAATAGCCGCCAAAGAAGCTATGTTAAAGCAAGGGAAAGATAACGAAAAAGCCACTTGGAAGGGCATTAAACCCGACTATTTCGGAGCCTGGACATTTATTATTGCCTTTTTTGTGATGGTGTTCAACTTTATGTTAATGGAAACACTTG GTACCCCCTTAACTATGGATCAACTGGGCTGGTCTAAAGATCACTCGATATGGTATATGGGTCTAATAATGTTAGTTTGCGCTGTGTTTTCCATATGCACCTTTCCGTTAATTCCCATATtgtctaaaaaattttccGAGGTTAAACTGATGATCTGGATTGGATTCTTGTTGATGGTGCTAGGAAGAATT AGTTGTATTCCATTTGTTGGCCCACCTCCCTTAATGTATGACGTAGATTTGAGGACCAATTTATCGATATTCTGCCAACAAAAACTAAGAAATTTAAGCCATGATTATCGACTTGATTATGCAGGCTTAAATGCTACTCTACAAAAATATGACAG ATATTTGTTCCTGAATTCAACCCATGAAGCTCAGATTCGTTACATGACTTTTGACTGTGGAGATGATCTCTTGGGATGTCCCTCCGATCAGGAATGGTGCCAGAAAGTTCCAGCAATAACTTTCACGCAATTTATATTCTGTTACGTTTTGACCGTGTTGGGTTACCCTATTGGGATTACACTAATTCAAACGTTGTTTTCTAAGCTGTTAGGATCAAGGCCTCAA GGAGTTTGGATGGGCCTAATGACAGGTTCCGGCTGTCTTTCCAGGGTAATGGGCCCCGTATTCGTAACCCATGTTTACAAAGAATATGGCACTGTATGGACCTTCGGAATGACTTCTGTCATGATGGCAGTCAGTCTCTTGTGGCTTTGGTACTTTGAGAAACGCCTGGAGCCGAAGGATCCCTCAGATACACATAACGATGAGGTTAAAAGTGTGGAAATGGAATTGTTTGTTAACAGAGATGGAGAGGAGACTGGAgatgtaattaaaataatgtccAGGTGA